The following are encoded together in the Gasterosteus aculeatus chromosome 7, fGasAcu3.hap1.1, whole genome shotgun sequence genome:
- the rbpjb gene encoding recombination signal binding protein for immunoglobulin kappa J region b isoform X2 produces the protein MAPVVTGKFGERPQPLRLTREAMRNYLKERGDQTVMILHAKVAQKSYGNEKRFFCPPPCVYLMGSGWKKKKEQMERDGCSEQESQPCAFIGIGNSDQEMQQLNLEGKNYCTAKTLYISDSDKRKHFMLSVKMFYGNSADIGVFLSKRIKVISKPSKKKQSLKNADLCIASGTKVALFNRLRSQTVSTRYLHVEGGNFHASSQQWGAFYIHLLDDEESEGEEFTVRDGYIHYGQTVKLVCSVTGMALPRLIIRKVDKQTALLDADDPVSQLHKCAFYLKDTERMYLCLSQERIIQFQATPCPKEPNKEMINDGASWTIISTDKAEYTFYEGMGPVHSPVTPVPVVESLQLNGGGDVAMLELTGQNFTPNLRVWFGDVEAETMYRCAESMLCVVPDISAFREGWRWVRQPVQVPVTLVRNDGIIYSTTLTFTYTPEPGPRPHCSAAGAILRAGNSSLLSNNSQEAGGVYGPNSTSGGGVTSSSSAAAVVS, from the exons GCGCCTAacgag AGAAGCGATGAGGAACTACCTGAAGGAGCGAGGGGACCAAACCGTCATGATCCTGCACGCAAAAGTTGCACAGAAGTCCTACGGCAATGAGAAGAG gttcttctgcccccctccctgcgTTTACCTGATGGGTAGCGgctggaagaaaaagaaggagcagATGGAGCGGGACGGCTGCTCCGAGCAGGAGTCGCAGCCCTGCGCCTTCATTGGCATCGGCAACAGCGACCAAGAAATGCAGCAGCTTAATTTAGAGGGAaag AACTATTGCACAGCCAAAACCTTGTACATATCCGACTCCGACAAGAGAAAGCACTTCATGTTGTCCGTCAAGATGTTCTACGGCAACAGCGCCGACATCGGCGTCTTCCTCAGCAAGAGGATCAAAGTCATCTCCAAGCCCTCCAAAAAGAAGCAGTCGCTGAAAAACGCCGACC tgtgCATCGCGTCGGGGACCAAGGTGGCGCTCTTCAACCGGCTTCGCTCCCAAACGGTCAGCACGCGCTACCTACACGTGGAGGGCGGCAACTTCCACGCCAGCTCCCAGCAGTGGGGCGCCTTCTACATCCACCTGC TGGATGACGAGGAGTCAGAAGGGGAAGAGTTCACTGTGAGAGACGGTTACATCCACTACGGCCAGACGGTGAAGCTGGTGTGCTCCGTCACTGGCATGGCGCTGCCCCGACTG ATCATCCGTAAAGTGGACAAGCAGACGGCGCTGCTGGACGCCGACGACCCCGTCTCCCAGCTCCACAAGTGTGCCTTCTACCTGAAGGACACGGAGCGCATGTACCTGTGCCTTTCCCAGGAGAGGATCATCCAGTTTCAA GCCACTCCATGCCCAAAGGAACCAAACAAGGAGATGATCAACGACGGCGCCTCCTGGACAATCATCAGCACGGACAAGGCTGAATACACCTTCTACGAGGGCATGGGCCCCGTGCACTCGCCTGTCACCCCCGTGCCTGTGGTAGAGAGCTTGCAG CTGAACGGCGGCGGCGACGTGGCCATGCTGGAGCTGACGGGACAGAACTTCACTCCAAACCTGCGGGTCTGGTTCGGAGACGTCGAGGCGGAGACCATGTACAG GTGTGCGGAGAGCATGCTGTGCGTGGTGCCCGACATCTCGGCCTTCCGCGAGGGCTGGCGCTGGGTGCGTCAGCCCGTCCAGGTGCCCGTCACGCTGGTCCGGAACGACGGCATCATCTACTCCACCACGCTGACCTTCACCTACACGCCGGAGCCCGGGCCGCGCCCCCACTGCAGCGCCGCCGGCGCCATCCTGCGGGCCGGCAACTCCAGCCTGCTCAGCAACAACAGCCAGGAGGCCGGCGGCGTGTACGGCCCCAACAGCACCTCCGGGGGCGGGGTCACGTCCtcgtcctccgccgccgccgtggtCTCCTAA
- the rbpjb gene encoding recombination signal binding protein for immunoglobulin kappa J region b isoform X1, protein MRNYLKERGDQTVMILHAKVAQKSYGNEKRFFCPPPCVYLMGSGWKKKKEQMERDGCSEQESQPCAFIGIGNSDQEMQQLNLEGKNYCTAKTLYISDSDKRKHFMLSVKMFYGNSADIGVFLSKRIKVISKPSKKKQSLKNADLCIASGTKVALFNRLRSQTVSTRYLHVEGGNFHASSQQWGAFYIHLLDDEESEGEEFTVRDGYIHYGQTVKLVCSVTGMALPRLIIRKVDKQTALLDADDPVSQLHKCAFYLKDTERMYLCLSQERIIQFQATPCPKEPNKEMINDGASWTIISTDKAEYTFYEGMGPVHSPVTPVPVVESLQLNGGGDVAMLELTGQNFTPNLRVWFGDVEAETMYRCAESMLCVVPDISAFREGWRWVRQPVQVPVTLVRNDGIIYSTTLTFTYTPEPGPRPHCSAAGAILRAGNSSLLSNNSQEAGGVYGPNSTSGGGVTSSSSAAAVVS, encoded by the exons ATGAGGAACTACCTGAAGGAGCGAGGGGACCAAACCGTCATGATCCTGCACGCAAAAGTTGCACAGAAGTCCTACGGCAATGAGAAGAG gttcttctgcccccctccctgcgTTTACCTGATGGGTAGCGgctggaagaaaaagaaggagcagATGGAGCGGGACGGCTGCTCCGAGCAGGAGTCGCAGCCCTGCGCCTTCATTGGCATCGGCAACAGCGACCAAGAAATGCAGCAGCTTAATTTAGAGGGAaag AACTATTGCACAGCCAAAACCTTGTACATATCCGACTCCGACAAGAGAAAGCACTTCATGTTGTCCGTCAAGATGTTCTACGGCAACAGCGCCGACATCGGCGTCTTCCTCAGCAAGAGGATCAAAGTCATCTCCAAGCCCTCCAAAAAGAAGCAGTCGCTGAAAAACGCCGACC tgtgCATCGCGTCGGGGACCAAGGTGGCGCTCTTCAACCGGCTTCGCTCCCAAACGGTCAGCACGCGCTACCTACACGTGGAGGGCGGCAACTTCCACGCCAGCTCCCAGCAGTGGGGCGCCTTCTACATCCACCTGC TGGATGACGAGGAGTCAGAAGGGGAAGAGTTCACTGTGAGAGACGGTTACATCCACTACGGCCAGACGGTGAAGCTGGTGTGCTCCGTCACTGGCATGGCGCTGCCCCGACTG ATCATCCGTAAAGTGGACAAGCAGACGGCGCTGCTGGACGCCGACGACCCCGTCTCCCAGCTCCACAAGTGTGCCTTCTACCTGAAGGACACGGAGCGCATGTACCTGTGCCTTTCCCAGGAGAGGATCATCCAGTTTCAA GCCACTCCATGCCCAAAGGAACCAAACAAGGAGATGATCAACGACGGCGCCTCCTGGACAATCATCAGCACGGACAAGGCTGAATACACCTTCTACGAGGGCATGGGCCCCGTGCACTCGCCTGTCACCCCCGTGCCTGTGGTAGAGAGCTTGCAG CTGAACGGCGGCGGCGACGTGGCCATGCTGGAGCTGACGGGACAGAACTTCACTCCAAACCTGCGGGTCTGGTTCGGAGACGTCGAGGCGGAGACCATGTACAG GTGTGCGGAGAGCATGCTGTGCGTGGTGCCCGACATCTCGGCCTTCCGCGAGGGCTGGCGCTGGGTGCGTCAGCCCGTCCAGGTGCCCGTCACGCTGGTCCGGAACGACGGCATCATCTACTCCACCACGCTGACCTTCACCTACACGCCGGAGCCCGGGCCGCGCCCCCACTGCAGCGCCGCCGGCGCCATCCTGCGGGCCGGCAACTCCAGCCTGCTCAGCAACAACAGCCAGGAGGCCGGCGGCGTGTACGGCCCCAACAGCACCTCCGGGGGCGGGGTCACGTCCtcgtcctccgccgccgccgtggtCTCCTAA
- the cckar gene encoding cholecystokinin receptor type A, translating into MSGLTRGKRERERNMETFTIHDMLLNSTDLNRILCNFGIKNFSECESEQEPSPEPKDINQTVRIVLYSLIFLLSLLGNSLIIAVLVRNRRMRTVTNLFLLSLAVSDLLVSLVCIPFTLIPNLMRDFIFGTGMCKLVMYFMGVSVSVSTFNLVAISLERYSAICNPLTSRAWQTKSHAAKVITATWVASFVVMLPYPVSSGLKPFTRHNNSTGYMCRLVWPNDVIQQSWYVSLVLLLFLVPGIIMMTAYGLICLELYRGITFELSSRKSSRERQLSTGSIKPGDSDGCYLQPSKKKSITGPPPSGRPAAGRVCGSSSTSNLMAKKRVIRMLLVIVFLFFLCWTPVFVVNAWQAFDRRSAYRLTGAPISYIHLLSYTSACVNPIIYCFMNKRFRQGMLATFTCCSCLGRRRGGGGGGARGGGGGGGPERSPGIGEAKGEEGRAGPARAKAGEQNGGASTRSNYTAVRATAWSELT; encoded by the exons ATGAGTGGTTTAACtcgggggaagagagagagagagcgcaacATGGAGACGTTCACAATACACGACATGCTCCTAAACTCGACTGACCTGAACAGGATTTTATGTAATTTTGGAATCAAGAATTTTTCCGAGTGCGAGAGCGAGCAAGAACCTTCTCCCGAACCTAAAG ACATCAACCAGACAGTGCGGATCGTCCTCTACagcctcatcttcctcctcagcctcctggGCAACAGCCTCATCATCGCCGTCCTGGTGCGGAACCGGCGCATGAGGACGGTCACCAACCTCTTCCTGCTGTCTCTGGCCGTCAGCGACCTGCTGGTCTCTCTGGTGTGCATCCCCTTCACCCTCATCCCCAACCTCATGAGGGACTTCATCTTCGGCACCGGCATGTGCAAGCTGGTCATGTACTTCATGG GCGTCTCGGTGAGCGTCTCCACGTTCAACCTGGTGGCCATCTCCCTGGAGCGCTACAGCGCCATCTGCAACCCGCTGACCTCCCGGGCGTGGCAGACCAAATCCCACGCCGCCAAGGTCATCACCGCCACCTGGGTGGCGTCCTTCGTCGTGATGCTGCCGTACCCAGTTTCCAGCGGCCTCAAGCCCTTCACGCGCCACAACAACAGCACCGGGTACATGTGCCGCCTGGTGTGGCCCAACGACGTCATCCAGCAGTCCTG GTACGTGtccctggtgctgctgctcttcctggtCCCCGGCATCATCATGATGACGGCCTACGGGCTCATCTGCCTGGAGCTCTACCGAGGCATCACCTTCGAGCTGTCCAGCAGGAAATCTAGCAGAG AAAGGCAGCTCAGCACCGGCAGCATCAAACCCGGCGACAGCGACGGCTGTTACCTGCAGCCCTCCAAGAAGAAGAGCATCACGGGCCCGCCGCCGAGCGGGAGGCCGGCGGCGGGCCGCGTGTGCGgcagcagctccacctccaACCTGATGGCCAAGAAGCGCGTGATCCGCATGCTCCTGgtcatcgtcttcctcttcttcctgtgcTGGACCCCCGTCTTCGTGGTCAACGCGTGGCAGGCGTTCGACCGGCGCTCGGCCTACCGCCTGACCGGGGCGCCCATCTCCTACATCCACCTGCTGTCCTACACCTCGGCCTGCGTCAACCCCATCATCTACTGCTTCATGAACAAGCGCTTCCGGCAGGGCATGCTGGCCACGttcacctgctgcagctgcttggggaggaggaggggaggcggaggcggcggtgctaggggagggggaggcgggggaggccCTGAGAGGTCGCCCGGGATCGGGGAAGCCAAAGGGGAAGAGGGCCGAGCGGGGCCGGCGAGGGCGAAGGCCGGCGAGCAGAACGGTGGAGCCAGCACGCGCTCCAACTACACCGCCGTGCGCGCCACGGCCTGGAGCGAGCTGACCTGA
- the tbc1d19 gene encoding TBC1 domain family member 19 isoform X2, whose protein sequence is MDDGSELSLSVAHIVRRLKGSHLHAQIERRAKECLHQPEIRLDSLREDVRRFLRTSGWERQLQNAVYRELQVQRPPSHPAAPLEHLKEPLAYMRKAQACWEKRVLKSLNSMSAELGVPLARMRPAAEQKELTSKWNEMGTDEPDLTSFRPVFAPKDFLEVLISLRNPNYDSSEDVGVRSHWGLIQVPLDVRDIPQLRRAYAELNLTTGQLGIDDHAHIHPDLFENEYLQIGKKVVVEQDSAAAQQYSRQGCSTGLRADLWALILNSNNQPQDAMHYEQLTAGVVQHDLLVDSLIYKDVKLTASNDDYYFVFEDFLYQVLLCFSRDTAVLEHFKYNSATPPRSFVQGKGEDEECAVVYPPNGVIPFHGFSMYVAPLCFLYNEPSKLYSVFREMYIRYFFRLHSISSSSSGVVSLCLQFERLLQTHLPQLFYHLRQIGAQPLRIAFKWMVRAFSGYLSTDQLLLLWDRILGYDSLEIVAVLAAAVFAFRAENLMEVTSLGSAEEERGFSCAIALEDRGV, encoded by the exons ATGGACGACGGCTCCGAGCTGTCGCTGAGCGTCGCGCACATCGTGCGGCGGCTGAAAGGAAGCCACCTGCACGCGCAGATAGAGAGGCGAGCCAAA GAGTGTTTGCATCAACCCGAGATCCGGCTGGATTCCCTCAGAGAGGACGTGCGCAGGTTTCTCAGGACGTCAG GCTGGGAAAGGCAGCTTCAGAATGCGGTGTACCGGGAACTGCAGGT CCAGCGGCCCCCGAGCCACCCGGCGGCTCCTCTGGAGCATCTCAAAGAGCCGCTGGCCTACATGCGCAAGGCACAG GCCTGCTGGGAGAAGCGTGTCCTCAAAAGCCTGAACAGCATGAGTGCGGAGCTCGGCGTGCCTCTGGCTCGCATG AGGCCCGCAGCGGAGCAGAAGGAGCTCACCAGCAAATGGAACGAGATGGGCACGGACGAACCAG ATCTCACTAGCTTCAGGCCTGTGTTTGCCCCCAAAGACTTCCTGGAG GTGCTAATCAGCCTGCGCAATCCGAATTACGACAGCAGCGAGGACGTCGGCGTCAGGAGCCACTGGGGACTCATCCAGGTTCCCCTCGATGTCAGGGACATCCCGCAGCTG AGACGGGCCTACGCAGAGCTGAACCTGACCACCGGGCAGCTGGGCATCGACGACCACGCACACATCCATCCAG ACTTGTTTGAAAATGAGTATCTTCAAATCGGGAAAAAAG TGGTCGTGGAGCAGGACAGCGCGGCGGCGCAGCAGTACAGCAGACAGGGCTGCTCCACCGGGCTCCGTGCAGACCTGTGGGCCCTCATCCTTAACTCTAACAACCAgccccag GACGCGATGCATTACGAACAGCTGACGGCCGGAGTGGTGCAGCacgacctgctggtggacagCCTCATCTATAAG GACGTGAAGCTCACCGCCAGTAACGACGACTACTACTTTGTGTTTGAGGATTTCCTCTATCAG gtgtTGCTGTGTTTCTCCCGAGACACCGCCGTCCTGGAGCACTTCAAATACAACAGCGCCACTCCTCCCCGATCCTTCGTCCAGG GGaagggagaggatgaggagtgTGCTGTTGTTTATCCTCCCAACG GAGTCATCCCCTTTCATGGCTTTTCAATGTATG TGGCGCCTTTGTGTTTCTTGTACAACGAGCCATCAAAGCTGTACAGCGTATTCAGGGAAATGTACATCCGCTACTTCTTCAGGCTgcactccatctcctcctcttcctcg GGGGTCGTGTCCTTGTGCCTGCAGTTTGAGCGGCTGCTCCAGACACACCTGCCTCAGCTCTTCTACCACCTGCGACAGATCGGGGCGCAGCC GTTGCGTATAGCCTTTAAGTGGATGGTCCGGGCCTTTTCCGGCTACCTCTCCACTGACCAGCTGCTTCTCCTGTGGGACCGGATCCTTGGATACGACTCCCTGGAGATTGTCGCAG TCCTTGCGGCCGCTGTGTTTGCCTTCCGCGCTGAGAACCTGATGGAAGTGACGTCCTTGGGCTCAGCCGAG GAGGAGCGAGGGTTTTCGTGTGCGATCGCTTTGGAGGACCGGGGAGTTTAG
- the tbc1d19 gene encoding TBC1 domain family member 19 isoform X1, with protein sequence MDDGSELSLSVAHIVRRLKGSHLHAQIERRAKECLHQPEIRLDSLREDVRRFLRTSGWERQLQNAVYRELQVQRPPSHPAAPLEHLKEPLAYMRKAQACWEKRVLKSLNSMSAELGVPLARMRPAAEQKELTSKWNEMGTDEPDLTSFRPVFAPKDFLEVLISLRNPNYDSSEDVGVRSHWGLIQVPLDVRDIPQLRRAYAELNLTTGQLGIDDHAHIHPDLFENEYLQIGKKVVVEQDSAAAQQYSRQGCSTGLRADLWALILNSNNQPQDAMHYEQLTAGVVQHDLLVDSLIYKDVKLTASNDDYYFVFEDFLYQVLLCFSRDTAVLEHFKYNSATPPRSFVQGKGEDEECAVVYPPNGVIPFHGFSMYVAPLCFLYNEPSKLYSVFREMYIRYFFRLHSISSSSSGVVSLCLQFERLLQTHLPQLFYHLRQIGAQPLRIAFKWMVRAFSGYLSTDQLLLLWDRILGYDSLEIVAVLAAAVFAFRAENLMEVTSLGSAEAVLADLSTLKVMPLIQIFLFATAI encoded by the exons ATGGACGACGGCTCCGAGCTGTCGCTGAGCGTCGCGCACATCGTGCGGCGGCTGAAAGGAAGCCACCTGCACGCGCAGATAGAGAGGCGAGCCAAA GAGTGTTTGCATCAACCCGAGATCCGGCTGGATTCCCTCAGAGAGGACGTGCGCAGGTTTCTCAGGACGTCAG GCTGGGAAAGGCAGCTTCAGAATGCGGTGTACCGGGAACTGCAGGT CCAGCGGCCCCCGAGCCACCCGGCGGCTCCTCTGGAGCATCTCAAAGAGCCGCTGGCCTACATGCGCAAGGCACAG GCCTGCTGGGAGAAGCGTGTCCTCAAAAGCCTGAACAGCATGAGTGCGGAGCTCGGCGTGCCTCTGGCTCGCATG AGGCCCGCAGCGGAGCAGAAGGAGCTCACCAGCAAATGGAACGAGATGGGCACGGACGAACCAG ATCTCACTAGCTTCAGGCCTGTGTTTGCCCCCAAAGACTTCCTGGAG GTGCTAATCAGCCTGCGCAATCCGAATTACGACAGCAGCGAGGACGTCGGCGTCAGGAGCCACTGGGGACTCATCCAGGTTCCCCTCGATGTCAGGGACATCCCGCAGCTG AGACGGGCCTACGCAGAGCTGAACCTGACCACCGGGCAGCTGGGCATCGACGACCACGCACACATCCATCCAG ACTTGTTTGAAAATGAGTATCTTCAAATCGGGAAAAAAG TGGTCGTGGAGCAGGACAGCGCGGCGGCGCAGCAGTACAGCAGACAGGGCTGCTCCACCGGGCTCCGTGCAGACCTGTGGGCCCTCATCCTTAACTCTAACAACCAgccccag GACGCGATGCATTACGAACAGCTGACGGCCGGAGTGGTGCAGCacgacctgctggtggacagCCTCATCTATAAG GACGTGAAGCTCACCGCCAGTAACGACGACTACTACTTTGTGTTTGAGGATTTCCTCTATCAG gtgtTGCTGTGTTTCTCCCGAGACACCGCCGTCCTGGAGCACTTCAAATACAACAGCGCCACTCCTCCCCGATCCTTCGTCCAGG GGaagggagaggatgaggagtgTGCTGTTGTTTATCCTCCCAACG GAGTCATCCCCTTTCATGGCTTTTCAATGTATG TGGCGCCTTTGTGTTTCTTGTACAACGAGCCATCAAAGCTGTACAGCGTATTCAGGGAAATGTACATCCGCTACTTCTTCAGGCTgcactccatctcctcctcttcctcg GGGGTCGTGTCCTTGTGCCTGCAGTTTGAGCGGCTGCTCCAGACACACCTGCCTCAGCTCTTCTACCACCTGCGACAGATCGGGGCGCAGCC GTTGCGTATAGCCTTTAAGTGGATGGTCCGGGCCTTTTCCGGCTACCTCTCCACTGACCAGCTGCTTCTCCTGTGGGACCGGATCCTTGGATACGACTCCCTGGAGATTGTCGCAG TCCTTGCGGCCGCTGTGTTTGCCTTCCGCGCTGAGAACCTGATGGAAGTGACGTCCTTGGGCTCAGCCGAG GCCGTCCTCGCCGACCTCTCGACCCTGAAGGTCATGCCGCTCATCCAGATCTTTCTCTTCGCCACTGCCATCTGA